In Phaeobacter piscinae, one genomic interval encodes:
- a CDS encoding peptide ABC transporter substrate-binding protein gives MKIKTLLLGAIASAALAPAAFAERGSDGQVNIIYWQAPSILNPFLSGGTKDVESASLVIEPLARYDPQGEMVPYLVEEIPTVDNGGVSEDLTSITWKIKPGLLWSDGTPFTSKDVKFTADYCMHPEGGCAQVTKFEGVTSVEAVDDLTVKVTFDKPTPFPYGPFVGGESPIIQAAQFADCVGAKAPECTTANFAPIGTGPFVVDEFKPNDVITMSANPNYRDPAKPAFAKVLFKGGGDATAAGRAVMETGEFDYAWNLQLAPEVIAQMETGGKGVPVAGFGPLVERIMLNNTNPDPALGPDERSVIRPHPFLSDPAVYKAMSLAIDRPLLVEIGYGKAGKVGCNWVPAPAAFASDTFDCSTQDLAAANAMLDEAGYKDTNGDGVRETPDGKPMKILYQTSTNAVRQDFQALIKQWWSEIGIETELRNINSSVFFGGDPGSPDTFQKFYADVEMYANTFNGTDPQSYLGNGLCDKAPRPDSQWQGENISRFCDEEFDKLHAELSQTAGLEARAEIAKRLNDIIVEKGGMIPLVHRGRLSARSNTLGGVDLNVWDTELWNAADWHRTE, from the coding sequence ATGAAAATTAAGACCCTTTTGCTGGGTGCAATTGCGTCCGCCGCGCTTGCCCCCGCAGCCTTTGCCGAACGGGGATCGGACGGCCAGGTTAACATTATTTATTGGCAAGCCCCCTCCATCCTGAACCCGTTCCTGTCGGGCGGCACCAAGGATGTGGAATCTGCGTCGCTGGTGATCGAACCGCTGGCACGCTACGACCCACAGGGCGAAATGGTTCCCTATCTGGTTGAAGAGATCCCGACTGTCGACAATGGCGGCGTGAGCGAAGATCTCACCTCGATCACCTGGAAGATCAAGCCGGGCCTTCTTTGGTCTGATGGCACGCCCTTCACCTCCAAGGATGTGAAATTCACCGCTGACTACTGTATGCACCCCGAAGGCGGCTGCGCACAGGTCACCAAATTCGAAGGCGTCACCAGCGTCGAAGCGGTCGACGATCTGACCGTCAAGGTCACTTTCGACAAACCGACCCCCTTCCCCTATGGCCCCTTTGTTGGCGGCGAAAGCCCGATCATCCAGGCTGCGCAGTTTGCTGATTGCGTCGGTGCCAAGGCACCCGAATGCACCACCGCCAACTTTGCGCCCATCGGCACCGGCCCGTTTGTCGTCGATGAGTTCAAGCCTAACGACGTGATCACCATGTCGGCCAACCCCAACTACCGTGACCCGGCGAAGCCTGCCTTTGCCAAGGTTCTGTTCAAAGGTGGCGGCGACGCAACCGCAGCAGGTCGTGCCGTTATGGAAACCGGCGAGTTCGACTATGCTTGGAATCTCCAGCTGGCCCCCGAAGTCATCGCGCAGATGGAAACTGGCGGCAAAGGCGTGCCAGTCGCGGGCTTTGGTCCTCTGGTTGAGCGTATCATGCTGAACAACACCAACCCCGATCCGGCGCTTGGCCCGGATGAGCGTTCGGTGATCCGCCCGCATCCGTTCCTCAGCGATCCGGCGGTCTACAAAGCCATGTCACTGGCCATCGACCGTCCGCTGCTGGTGGAAATCGGCTATGGCAAGGCAGGCAAAGTCGGCTGTAACTGGGTTCCTGCCCCTGCAGCCTTTGCGTCGGATACGTTCGACTGCTCCACTCAGGATCTCGCCGCCGCTAACGCGATGCTGGACGAAGCCGGCTACAAGGACACCAACGGTGATGGCGTGCGGGAAACTCCCGACGGCAAGCCAATGAAAATCCTGTACCAGACATCGACCAACGCTGTACGTCAGGATTTCCAGGCGCTGATCAAACAGTGGTGGAGCGAAATCGGCATTGAGACCGAGCTGCGCAACATCAACTCTTCGGTCTTCTTCGGTGGTGATCCGGGTTCCCCCGACACCTTCCAGAAGTTCTATGCTGACGTCGAAATGTACGCAAACACCTTTAACGGCACCGACCCGCAGTCCTATCTGGGCAACGGTCTGTGCGACAAGGCACCGCGTCCTGACAGCCAGTGGCAGGGTGAGAACATCTCCCGCTTCTGCGATGAGGAATTCGACAAGCTGCACGCCGAACTGTCCCAAACGGCTGGTCTGGAAGCGCGCGCGGAAATCGCCAAGCGCCTGAACGATATCATCGTCGAAAAAGGTGGCATGATTCCGCTGGTTCACCGTGGTCGTCTGTCCGCGCGCTCCAACACCCTGGGTGGCGTGGATCTGAACGTCTGGGACACCGAGCTGTGGAACGCAGCTGACTGGCACCGCACCGAGTAA
- a CDS encoding VOC family protein, whose product MEKAQGIGGVFFRAKDPEALSRWYNDHLGIDPVGGTPWMQGGGYTVFAPFAEDTDYFGDTSKQWMINFRVTDLAAMIAQLQAADISVETRPEWDGEIGYFARLHDPEGNPIELWQPIGRAADTA is encoded by the coding sequence ATGGAAAAGGCCCAAGGCATAGGCGGCGTGTTCTTCCGCGCCAAAGACCCCGAAGCGCTCAGCCGATGGTACAATGACCATCTGGGAATTGACCCCGTTGGGGGGACACCCTGGATGCAGGGAGGCGGCTATACTGTCTTTGCCCCGTTTGCTGAGGACACCGACTATTTTGGAGACACAAGCAAACAGTGGATGATCAATTTCCGGGTAACGGATCTGGCCGCGATGATCGCGCAGTTGCAGGCCGCGGATATTTCAGTGGAGACACGGCCGGAGTGGGACGGTGAGATCGGCTATTTCGCGCGGTTGCACGACCCTGAGGGCAATCCAATAGAATTGTGGCAACCGATTGGGCGGGCTGCAGATACCGCTTGA
- a CDS encoding NAD(P)(+) transhydrogenase (Re/Si-specific) subunit beta, which produces MDFGFTTAAYVVAAVLFILSLGGLSGQESAKRAVWYGIAGMALAVLATLIGPGAGLWLLSIALIAAGGIIGTYVAKRVQMTEMPQLVAAMHSLVGLAAVFVGFIAHIELGRVLAMDDTAKKALEGFGALLAKKDGVEIAILRVELFLGVFIGAVTFTGSVIAYGKLAGKVSSAATKLPGGHMLNAGAAGLSLICLIWYFNTGGLFPLFLMTLAALFIGYHLIMGIGGADMPVVVSMLNSYSGWAAAAIGFSLGNDLLIVVGALVGSSGAILSYIMCKAMNRSFISVILGGFGGTAGPAMEIDGEQIAIDADGVATALEEADSVVIIPGYGMAVAQAQQNVAELTRRLRAKGKTVRFAIHPVAGRLPGHMNVLLAEAKVPYDIVLEMDEINDDFPETDVAIVIGSNDIVNPAAQEDPNSPIAGMPVLECWKAKQVFVSKRGQGTGYSGIENPLFFKENTRMFYGDAKASLDKLLTMIS; this is translated from the coding sequence ATGGACTTTGGCTTTACAACTGCCGCCTATGTGGTTGCGGCTGTTCTCTTCATCCTGTCGCTGGGCGGCCTGAGCGGGCAGGAAAGCGCAAAGCGCGCGGTCTGGTACGGCATTGCGGGTATGGCGCTGGCGGTGCTGGCAACCCTGATCGGGCCGGGTGCTGGTCTGTGGCTGTTGTCGATCGCCTTGATCGCTGCAGGTGGCATCATTGGCACCTATGTTGCCAAACGCGTGCAGATGACCGAAATGCCACAACTGGTGGCGGCGATGCATTCTCTGGTGGGTCTTGCAGCGGTTTTTGTGGGCTTTATCGCCCATATTGAGCTGGGTCGTGTTCTGGCGATGGATGACACCGCCAAGAAGGCGCTTGAAGGTTTTGGCGCGCTGCTGGCCAAGAAAGACGGTGTTGAGATCGCGATCCTGCGGGTTGAGCTGTTTCTTGGTGTCTTCATCGGGGCTGTGACCTTTACCGGTTCGGTGATTGCCTATGGCAAGCTGGCGGGCAAAGTGTCCTCGGCGGCCACCAAGCTGCCCGGTGGGCATATGCTGAACGCCGGTGCGGCCGGGCTCTCGCTGATCTGCCTGATCTGGTATTTCAACACTGGCGGCCTCTTCCCGCTGTTCCTGATGACTCTGGCGGCACTGTTCATCGGCTACCACCTGATCATGGGCATCGGCGGCGCCGACATGCCGGTGGTTGTCTCGATGCTGAACAGCTACTCGGGCTGGGCCGCGGCGGCGATTGGCTTTTCGCTCGGCAATGATCTGTTGATCGTGGTCGGCGCGCTGGTTGGTTCCTCCGGTGCGATCCTCAGCTACATCATGTGTAAGGCGATGAACCGCAGCTTCATCTCGGTGATCCTCGGCGGCTTTGGCGGCACCGCGGGCCCGGCGATGGAGATCGACGGTGAGCAGATCGCCATCGACGCCGACGGCGTGGCAACCGCGCTGGAGGAGGCTGACTCTGTGGTGATCATCCCCGGCTACGGTATGGCAGTGGCGCAGGCCCAGCAGAATGTGGCGGAACTGACCCGTCGTCTGCGGGCCAAGGGCAAAACCGTCCGCTTTGCGATCCACCCGGTTGCAGGACGTCTGCCCGGTCACATGAACGTGCTCTTGGCGGAAGCCAAGGTGCCTTATGACATCGTTCTGGAGATGGACGAGATCAACGACGATTTCCCAGAAACGGATGTGGCGATTGTCATTGGCTCGAACGACATCGTGAACCCAGCGGCACAGGAAGACCCCAATTCGCCGATCGCCGGCATGCCGGTGCTGGAGTGCTGGAAGGCAAAGCAGGTCTTCGTCTCCAAACGCGGTCAGGGCACGGGCTACTCCGGCATCGAGAACCCGCTGTTCTTCAAGGAAAACACCCGCATGTTCTATGGCGATGCAAAGGCCAGCCTCGACAAGCTGCTGACCATGATCAGCTGA
- a CDS encoding carboxymuconolactone decarboxylase family protein has translation MSDALTNGRKLLAEMNPNLETILAERYDAHLPGMAESLVEWAYGRHYARDGLDLRTRQLCTIAALTALGGQTTPQLKVNIAHTRSAGASEAEILEVIWQMAVYGGMPAAINGLNAAIEVFEAA, from the coding sequence ATGTCTGACGCATTGACCAATGGCCGCAAGCTGCTGGCAGAGATGAACCCGAATCTGGAGACGATCCTGGCAGAGCGCTACGACGCACATTTGCCGGGAATGGCGGAGAGCTTGGTGGAATGGGCCTATGGACGCCACTACGCGCGTGATGGCCTGGACCTGCGCACACGGCAGCTCTGTACGATTGCCGCGCTGACGGCGCTTGGCGGTCAGACAACGCCGCAGTTGAAGGTAAATATCGCGCACACCCGTTCGGCGGGCGCAAGTGAGGCAGAGATTCTGGAGGTGATTTGGCAGATGGCGGTTTATGGCGGAATGCCTGCGGCCATCAATGGTTTGAATGCGGCGATTGAGGTGTTTGAGGCGGCATAA
- a CDS encoding YeeE/YedE family protein, with protein MFETLGFEDTTARSVSVLFALGVGILFGGLAQLTRFCFRRAVVGADRRLAAGVWAMALAVAVLGTQVAVALGWISFGEHRLMVADLPVAAVVLGGLMFGAGMVLTRGCVSRLMVLTGSGNLRALVVIVIFAIVAHATLKGVLAPLRTWIGGLTVPIGDYSSLAALAGGPLVVAALIALVAVAVALKSGNRALPLLGGALIGALVPLAWVGTGYVLFDEFDPIAMESLSFTAPSAETLFYTLASSAVPAGFGTGLVGGVLIGALVTALLSGSFHWQSFESPRQTVRYLSGAVLMGVGGVLAGGCTVGAGLAGIPTLSLAAVLALASIAAGGLAANAWLNAAASGSGAQRATPSVQPAE; from the coding sequence ATGTTCGAAACACTTGGCTTTGAAGACACCACCGCCCGTTCGGTTTCGGTCCTGTTTGCCTTGGGTGTCGGGATCCTCTTTGGTGGGCTGGCGCAGCTGACCCGGTTTTGTTTTCGCCGTGCTGTAGTCGGCGCGGATCGCCGTCTAGCCGCTGGCGTCTGGGCCATGGCGCTCGCGGTTGCGGTTCTGGGCACCCAAGTCGCTGTGGCGCTTGGCTGGATCAGCTTTGGTGAACACCGCCTGATGGTGGCCGATCTGCCCGTGGCAGCGGTGGTCCTTGGCGGGTTGATGTTCGGTGCCGGCATGGTGCTGACACGCGGCTGTGTCTCCCGGCTGATGGTGCTGACCGGCAGCGGCAATTTGCGCGCGCTGGTGGTGATCGTGATTTTCGCCATCGTCGCCCATGCGACACTTAAGGGCGTACTGGCTCCGCTCCGCACTTGGATTGGCGGCCTGACGGTCCCCATAGGCGACTACTCCTCTCTTGCGGCCTTGGCCGGAGGACCACTGGTCGTGGCTGCGCTGATCGCCCTTGTCGCTGTCGCAGTCGCCCTGAAATCTGGAAACCGCGCTCTGCCCCTTCTTGGCGGGGCACTGATTGGCGCGCTCGTGCCCCTCGCATGGGTGGGCACTGGCTATGTGCTGTTCGACGAATTTGACCCGATTGCCATGGAAAGCCTCTCCTTCACCGCGCCATCAGCGGAGACCCTGTTCTACACGCTGGCGTCCAGCGCCGTACCGGCTGGCTTTGGCACGGGTCTGGTCGGTGGCGTGCTAATCGGCGCACTGGTCACCGCGCTGCTGAGTGGCAGTTTTCACTGGCAGAGCTTTGAGAGCCCGCGCCAGACCGTCCGCTACCTCAGCGGCGCTGTGCTGATGGGCGTTGGCGGTGTTCTTGCAGGCGGGTGCACCGTCGGCGCAGGCCTTGCGGGTATTCCGACACTCAGCCTGGCTGCGGTGCTGGCACTGGCGTCGATTGCGGCAGGTGGCCTGGCCGCAAATGCCTGGCTCAATGCAGCCGCTTCCGGATCTGGCGCACAGCGAGCCACACCATCAGTACAACCGGCAGAGTAA
- a CDS encoding ABC transporter ATP-binding protein has protein sequence MLDQPIAQIKGLRVEFQTKDGPVVGVKDVSFDVNPGETVCIVGESGSGKSVSSLSLMRLVEFGGGDITSGQLLFDRREGGEVDLGKTDQALMKQIRGNEIGMIFQEPMTALNPVFTVGRQLTEGLRIHKNLSKKDAEARALELLREVRIPEPERRLKQYPHELSGGMRQRVVIAMAMACEPRLLIADEPTTALDVTIQAEILALMDRLKRETGTAVMFITHDMAVVAQMADRVVVMFRGNKVEEGTVTEIFENPQHDYTKALLAAVPKLGEMRGKDYPEPMKLMGVEQQEIAPIKGSDEVLLEVRNLVTRFPVKGGILRRTVANVHAVEDVSFKVFKGQTLSLVGESGCGKSSAGRSLLRLVEPQSGAVEFEGRDILGLNQSELHKARLDMQMIFQDPFASLNPQMQLLDQVAEPMRNYGLASGSELQDRVATLFDRVHLPRSFMRRYPHEMSGGQRQRIAIARALALNPKLIVADEAVSALDVSVQAQVLNLMMELQSELGLSFLFISHDMAVVERVSHQVGVMYLGRIVELGPRARVFENPQHAYTQALMKAVPIADPNQRKSEKDLNFKPIPSPIHDLNYQPEPSQYMEVEPGHFVLTTDSGY, from the coding sequence GTGCTGGATCAACCAATCGCGCAAATCAAAGGGCTCCGGGTGGAGTTTCAGACCAAAGACGGCCCGGTGGTGGGCGTAAAGGATGTCTCCTTCGACGTTAATCCCGGCGAAACCGTTTGCATTGTTGGCGAATCCGGGTCTGGGAAATCGGTCTCCTCGCTGTCGCTGATGCGTTTGGTTGAGTTTGGTGGCGGCGATATCACTTCAGGGCAGCTGCTGTTTGACCGCCGCGAAGGAGGTGAGGTGGATCTCGGCAAAACCGATCAGGCGCTGATGAAACAGATTCGCGGCAATGAGATCGGAATGATCTTTCAGGAGCCGATGACCGCGCTGAACCCGGTGTTCACAGTTGGGCGTCAGCTGACAGAAGGGCTGCGGATCCACAAAAACCTCAGCAAGAAAGACGCCGAAGCACGCGCGCTGGAGCTGCTGCGTGAGGTTCGCATCCCAGAGCCGGAACGCCGCCTGAAACAGTATCCGCATGAATTGTCGGGCGGGATGCGTCAGCGGGTGGTAATCGCGATGGCGATGGCCTGCGAGCCGCGTCTGCTGATCGCGGATGAGCCGACGACGGCGTTGGATGTGACCATTCAGGCTGAAATCCTTGCGCTGATGGACCGGTTGAAGCGGGAAACCGGTACAGCCGTGATGTTCATCACCCACGATATGGCGGTGGTCGCGCAGATGGCAGACCGTGTGGTCGTCATGTTCCGTGGCAACAAGGTCGAGGAAGGCACCGTCACGGAGATCTTCGAGAACCCGCAGCATGACTACACCAAAGCCCTGTTGGCGGCGGTTCCTAAGCTGGGCGAGATGCGCGGCAAAGACTACCCGGAGCCGATGAAGCTGATGGGTGTGGAGCAGCAGGAAATCGCACCCATCAAGGGCAGCGACGAAGTGCTGCTGGAGGTTCGCAACCTAGTGACCCGTTTCCCGGTGAAGGGAGGCATCCTGCGCCGTACCGTGGCCAACGTGCATGCGGTCGAAGATGTGTCTTTCAAGGTGTTCAAGGGGCAGACCCTGTCGCTGGTTGGTGAATCTGGTTGCGGCAAATCCTCTGCCGGTCGGTCGCTCCTGCGCTTGGTGGAGCCGCAATCCGGTGCGGTGGAATTCGAAGGCCGCGATATCCTTGGCCTGAACCAGAGTGAGTTGCACAAGGCGCGGCTTGATATGCAGATGATCTTTCAGGATCCTTTTGCCTCTCTCAATCCGCAGATGCAGCTGCTGGACCAGGTGGCGGAACCGATGCGCAACTACGGTCTGGCTTCTGGTTCAGAACTGCAGGACCGGGTCGCCACCCTGTTTGATCGGGTGCATTTGCCGCGCAGCTTCATGCGCCGCTATCCGCATGAAATGTCCGGTGGTCAGCGTCAGCGGATTGCTATTGCCCGCGCCCTTGCACTCAATCCGAAACTGATTGTCGCGGATGAGGCCGTTTCGGCGTTGGACGTGTCGGTGCAGGCGCAAGTCTTGAACTTGATGATGGAACTTCAGTCCGAACTGGGGCTGTCGTTCCTGTTTATCAGCCATGATATGGCCGTTGTCGAACGCGTCAGTCATCAGGTTGGCGTGATGTATCTGGGCCGCATTGTCGAACTCGGACCGCGGGCGCGCGTGTTTGAGAACCCACAACACGCCTATACGCAAGCGCTGATGAAGGCGGTGCCGATCGCTGATCCGAACCAGCGCAAATCGGAGAAGGATCTGAATTTCAAACCGATCCCGTCTCCGATCCATGATCTGAACTACCAGCCCGAACCCTCGCAGTACATGGAGGTGGAACCGGGGCATTTTGTTCTGACCACTGATAGCGGTTATTAA
- a CDS encoding ABC transporter permease: MLTFTIRRLVLSVPTLLFISLVIFLLLELAPGDPMAQVPLTVPPEVKEKMREALGLGQPAHIRFWKWIVQFFWIEPQVLIDHYLGTSFSAGDLRVISWQTRSPVMDIVVQRMPQTLWVVGTAYLVAIAIALPIGIYSAYRQYSWFDQVGTFVSMVGFSVPPFFSGVLVIVIFSVQLGWFPSIYDTTHVVNSWDSFVKQLQQMVMPVMVLALQITAQLSRFMRASMLDNLNQDYVRTARAKGLSEYVVVMVHVLRNSMIPVVTVIALGIPAIFGGAIITEQVFKVNGIGQLLIGAIEANDLPMVQTLTFIFAVLIVLFNLIADVLYGILDPRIRYD; this comes from the coding sequence ATGCTGACCTTTACAATCAGACGCCTTGTTCTGTCGGTTCCGACGCTTCTGTTCATCAGCCTTGTTATCTTTTTGCTGCTTGAACTCGCGCCCGGTGATCCGATGGCTCAGGTTCCTCTGACCGTCCCCCCCGAAGTCAAAGAAAAGATGCGTGAGGCGCTTGGCCTTGGCCAACCCGCGCATATCCGATTCTGGAAATGGATCGTACAGTTCTTCTGGATCGAACCTCAGGTTCTGATCGACCATTATTTAGGCACTAGCTTTTCAGCCGGTGACCTGCGCGTAATCTCTTGGCAGACCCGCTCGCCGGTGATGGATATCGTCGTACAGCGCATGCCGCAGACCCTCTGGGTTGTGGGCACGGCCTATCTGGTGGCGATCGCCATCGCCCTGCCTATTGGCATTTATTCGGCCTACCGCCAGTATAGCTGGTTCGATCAGGTCGGCACCTTTGTGTCGATGGTCGGCTTCTCGGTGCCGCCGTTCTTCTCAGGCGTGTTGGTGATCGTGATTTTCTCGGTGCAGCTTGGCTGGTTCCCCTCGATCTATGACACCACGCATGTGGTGAACAGTTGGGACTCCTTCGTTAAACAGCTGCAACAGATGGTCATGCCGGTCATGGTTCTGGCGTTGCAAATTACCGCACAGCTCAGCCGCTTCATGCGCGCTTCGATGCTGGACAACCTCAATCAGGATTATGTCCGCACCGCCCGCGCCAAAGGCCTGAGCGAATATGTGGTTGTGATGGTCCATGTGCTGCGCAACTCGATGATCCCCGTGGTTACCGTGATTGCGCTTGGTATTCCGGCCATCTTCGGCGGTGCGATCATCACCGAACAAGTGTTCAAGGTAAACGGCATCGGCCAGCTGCTAATCGGCGCGATTGAGGCCAACGATCTGCCGATGGTGCAAACGCTGACCTTTATCTTTGCTGTGCTCATCGTGTTGTTCAACCTGATCGCAGATGTGCTCTATGGCATTCTAGACCCGAGGATCCGCTATGACTGA
- a CDS encoding MerR family transcriptional regulator, translating to MKISDVAMATGLSVDTLRFYEKIGLIEPPARDAAGRRVYDRDILGWIRFLGQLNATGMKQADRVRYARLRAKGRETLAERREMLEAHREVIRRQLEQLHDTLALMDRKVAIYHDLEKDSADV from the coding sequence ATGAAGATTTCAGACGTGGCGATGGCCACTGGCCTGAGCGTGGATACCCTGCGCTTTTACGAGAAGATCGGGCTGATAGAGCCGCCCGCGCGGGATGCCGCCGGGCGGCGGGTCTATGACCGCGATATCCTCGGCTGGATCCGTTTTCTGGGGCAGTTGAACGCCACAGGGATGAAGCAGGCGGACCGCGTCCGCTATGCCAGATTACGGGCAAAGGGGCGGGAAACACTGGCCGAACGGCGAGAAATGCTGGAAGCCCACCGCGAGGTGATCCGCCGCCAGCTGGAGCAGCTTCATGACACGCTTGCCCTGATGGATCGCAAGGTGGCGATCTACCATGACCTGGAAAAGGACAGCGCAGATGTCTGA
- a CDS encoding ABC transporter permease: protein MTDKDRLVPDEGIAPASTALPAAGAMEELDQPPRSQWLDVWDQFKSHKGAMLGGALFLLIVLTVYLGPFFWDIDATRIDIRARNQGPSWAHPFGTDQLGRDMLARMMAGGATSVSVGLTAMLLALFLGSLVGVLAGFFKRLDGPLMRLTDLFLALPLLPLLLVMMLLFREPLNATFGPEQGIFILIVASIGITSWMPTARIVRGDVLAIKEREFVLAARSIGTTNSKLISRHILPNVLSPIMVSATLGIATAIITESALSFLGLGFPPDFPTWGRLLYDATDYLQQYPERVFWPGMAISLTVLSVNYLGDGLRDALDPRIRGR, encoded by the coding sequence ATGACTGATAAGGACCGTCTGGTTCCCGACGAAGGGATTGCCCCCGCCTCCACTGCCCTGCCCGCCGCAGGTGCGATGGAAGAGCTGGACCAACCGCCCCGCAGCCAGTGGCTGGATGTGTGGGATCAGTTCAAATCGCACAAAGGCGCCATGCTTGGCGGTGCGCTGTTTCTTCTGATCGTTCTGACGGTCTATCTTGGTCCGTTTTTCTGGGATATCGATGCCACCCGCATTGATATCCGCGCCCGCAATCAGGGCCCCAGCTGGGCGCACCCCTTCGGGACCGATCAGCTGGGCCGCGACATGCTGGCCCGGATGATGGCAGGGGGGGCGACTTCCGTTTCCGTTGGTCTGACCGCAATGCTGCTGGCGCTGTTCCTCGGCTCGCTGGTGGGCGTATTGGCGGGGTTCTTCAAGCGCCTCGACGGGCCGCTGATGCGACTGACAGATCTGTTTCTGGCGCTGCCTTTGCTGCCGCTCCTCCTGGTGATGATGCTGCTGTTCCGCGAGCCGCTGAACGCGACCTTCGGGCCGGAACAGGGCATCTTCATCCTGATCGTGGCTTCCATCGGCATCACCAGCTGGATGCCCACCGCACGGATTGTGCGGGGCGATGTTCTGGCGATCAAGGAACGGGAATTCGTGTTGGCGGCGCGCTCCATCGGGACCACCAACAGCAAGCTGATTTCGCGCCACATCCTGCCCAACGTGCTGTCACCGATCATGGTGTCGGCCACACTGGGCATTGCGACCGCGATTATCACCGAGTCGGCCTTGTCCTTCCTCGGCCTCGGCTTTCCGCCGGATTTCCCGACTTGGGGACGGCTGCTCTATGATGCGACGGATTATCTCCAGCAGTATCCTGAGCGGGTGTTCTGGCCCGGCATGGCGATCTCTCTCACCGTGCTGAGCGTCAACTACCTCGGCGACGGCCTGCGCGACGCGCTGGACCCTCGGATCCGGGGGCGCTGA
- a CDS encoding DUF3422 family protein — translation MPPIQDHPLRYQLANELHARPFPTMSNPSTVIYLAIKQPQEAVHRDRSRDLAHLIELLDRHGVPHPKPGATHHSAQLGRHTLKWEQHTEFVSYTLYFDGISERPYDPADFDVFPSDWLSEAPGQRITSLMLRVLPRGEVADVRRALTDWFVPESLAVARVLDDSCVVAGDFRIDPAGHMRFAVFPNTETGAQRIGRVVQRLCEIETYRAMSMLGFSRARGLSPTIGALDTHLSEMMVEMTGDRMPAEQTLSQLLIVSAELEAMAAQAAFRFGATGAYDALVNQRIALLREARFEGYQTFAEFMLRRFEPAMRTVKSTEGRLATLADRARRAGELLRTRVDVERSAQNQALLESMDRRADMALRLQHTVEGLSVVAISYYAVSLASYALYPLAAVLGLSKGMMTAALTLPVVLMVWLAVRQIRKRLH, via the coding sequence ATGCCGCCAATTCAAGACCACCCGCTGCGTTACCAGCTGGCAAATGAGCTGCACGCCCGCCCGTTCCCGACGATGAGCAATCCGTCGACGGTGATCTATCTTGCGATCAAGCAGCCGCAGGAGGCGGTGCATCGCGATCGCAGCCGGGATCTTGCCCATCTCATTGAGCTACTGGACCGGCACGGGGTGCCGCATCCGAAACCGGGCGCGACACATCATTCCGCACAGCTGGGGCGCCATACCCTGAAATGGGAACAGCATACCGAGTTCGTGTCTTACACGCTGTATTTCGACGGCATCAGCGAGCGGCCTTACGATCCTGCGGATTTCGATGTGTTCCCTTCTGATTGGCTGTCCGAGGCGCCGGGGCAGCGCATCACCTCGCTGATGCTGCGGGTCCTGCCGCGCGGCGAGGTTGCGGATGTACGCCGGGCGCTGACCGATTGGTTTGTGCCTGAGAGTCTGGCCGTTGCGCGGGTGCTGGATGACAGCTGTGTGGTGGCTGGGGATTTCCGGATCGACCCGGCAGGCCACATGCGGTTCGCCGTTTTTCCGAACACGGAGACGGGCGCCCAGCGGATTGGCCGGGTGGTGCAGCGTCTTTGCGAGATTGAAACCTATCGCGCCATGTCGATGCTGGGGTTTTCGCGGGCGCGTGGCCTCAGCCCCACAATCGGGGCGCTGGATACCCATCTGAGTGAGATGATGGTGGAGATGACCGGCGACCGCATGCCTGCCGAACAGACGCTGTCGCAGCTGTTGATCGTCTCGGCAGAGTTGGAAGCGATGGCGGCGCAGGCGGCGTTCCGCTTTGGGGCGACAGGGGCCTATGATGCGCTGGTCAACCAGCGCATTGCCCTGCTGCGGGAGGCGCGATTTGAAGGGTATCAAACCTTTGCCGAGTTCATGCTGCGCCGGTTTGAACCGGCCATGCGGACCGTAAAATCAACCGAAGGACGGCTGGCCACATTGGCGGATCGCGCGCGGCGGGCAGGGGAGCTGTTGCGGACCCGCGTTGATGTAGAACGCTCCGCACAGAACCAGGCGCTACTGGAAAGCATGGACCGCCGCGCGGATATGGCGCTGCGGCTGCAACATACGGTGGAGGGGCTGTCTGTGGTGGCGATCAGCTACTATGCGGTGTCACTGGCGTCCTATGCGCTCTATCCCCTTGCCGCGGTTCTGGGCCTCAGCAAGGGGATGATGACGGCAGCCCTTACTCTGCCGGTTGTACTGATGGTGTGGCTCGCTGTGCGCCAGATCCGGAAGCGGCTGCATTGA